A region from the Palaemon carinicauda isolate YSFRI2023 chromosome 9, ASM3689809v2, whole genome shotgun sequence genome encodes:
- the LOC137647300 gene encoding protein rtoA-like, producing MYSALVTVLVALLHLNVEPATAGSLRPGNSGSPGPIIISPGSNFIDSGTGGNFFVSGNSENSGTNFGSTSGQSFSSSNIRVGPSTPAGVNVGGSNFFGQTGISSGQSVSGAGRQVLNQGQGFSGSGQSSGSSFDFNQNQGSIGQSSGSSGNLQFVNQGQSGQAASGFGQSSGSSLGFNQNQGVIGQSSGSSGNLQFINQGQSGQAASGFGQSSGSSFGFNQNQGVIGQSSGNVQFINQGQSGQAASGFGQSSGSSFGSSGSSFGFNQNQGSSGQPSVTVIRGTDGFATGTQFNQGQGSFISSPSQGSGSSIRIINQRFGGQSFGSSNQGNFAQILAPETITVTDTTTIDSFVTVTETILNSVPVTITGFAYDTVTVTTRGLHQTQVDDIMALTTTIVERPVTEFVTTAKSNFVYVTEVAVDIFTITHTAHLISQTTFTTVVVQTLTLSSPIVRTSLSTQVAVSTEFRTVVNTVFSHGYN from the exons atgtaTTCTGCACTCGTGACAGTGTTGGTTGCTCTTCTGCATCTCAATGTGGAGCCTGCTACTGCTGGATCGCTCAGACCCGGTAATTCTGGATCCCCTGGTCCAATAATTATCAGTCCAGGCTCAAACTTCATTGATTCTGGTACGGGTGGAAACTTCTTTGTATCTGGCAACAGTGAAAATTCTGGAACAAATTTTGGATCCACTTCAGGGCAGAGTTTTTCATCCTCCAATATAAGAGTTGGACCTTCAACGCCAGCTGGTGTTAATGTGGGAGGCTCTAATTTCTTTGGCCAAACTGGAATCTCTTCTGGACAATCTGTCTCTGGTGCAGGCAGACAGGTCTTAAATCAAGGTCAAGGATTTTCTGGTTCTGGCCAGTCGAGTGGGTCCAGCTTTGACTTTAACCAAAATCAAGGTTCAATTGGGCAGTCCAGTGGATCCAGCGGTAACCTACAGTTCGTAAATCAGGGACAATCTGGCCAAGCTGCTTCTGGATTTGGTCAGTCTAGTGGTTCCAGTCTTGGGTTTAACCAAAATCAGGGTGTAATTGGACAGTCCAGTGGATCCAGCGGTAACCTACAGTTCATAAATCAGGGACAATCTGGTCAAGCTGCTTCTGGATTTGGACAGTCTAGTGGTTCCAGTTTTGGGTTTAACCAAAATCAGGGTGTAATTGGACAGTCCAGTGGCAATGTACAGTTCATAAATCAGGGACAATCTGGCCAAGCTGCTTCTGGATTTGGCCAGTCTAGTGGCTCCAGCTTCGGGTCTAGTGGCTCCAGCTTTGGGTTTAATCAAAATCAGGGTTCAAGTGGGCAGCCTTCAGTAACTGTGATCCGGGGAACTGATGGTTTTGCAACTGGTACCCAGTTCAACCAGGGACAGGGTAGCTTCATCTCTAGCCCCAGTCAAGGCAGTGGATCCAGCATCAGAATTATTAACCAGCGTTTTGGGGGCCAGTCTTTTGGTTCCTCAAATCAGGGCAACTTCGCACAAATTTTAGCTCCAGAGACCATAACGGTGACTGATACTACAACAATAGACAGCTTTGTGACTGTAACTGAAACTATCCTCAACAGTGTACCAGTCACTATAACTGGATTTGCGTATGATACAGTTACTGTCACTACCAGAGGT CTCCACCAAACTCAAGTAGACGATATAATGGCGCTAACTACTACAATTGTAGAGAGACCCGTAACAGAGTTTGTAACAACTGCGAAGTCTAACTTCGTCTACGTGACAGAAGTTGCTGtagatatctttacaattactCATACAGCCCACTTAATATCTCAAACAACTTTTACCACTGTAGTGGTTCAAAC actGACATTGTCTTCGCCAATCGTCAGGACTTCACTGTCTACTCAAGTTGCAGTTTCCACTGAATTCAGGACTGTTGTTAATACAGTGTTCTCCCATGGCTATAACtag
- the LOC137646939 gene encoding uncharacterized protein: MHSAAIQLALLSLVYSVAGGPQLAQSSTGSTSGTGRVVTSGTDGFAFGSGSQSSGSASSGSSGSASSRFVTGSGSQFGGSGSTGSSGSGSFSSSSRFVTGSGVGSDSGVGSGSGSNSGSGTDSGSGAGSAFGTGSSTGFIQNVGGSVSGSSGSQFVNRGAQFIVNPGQSSQGGRVFADFLQQLTITVTETRTIDNYVTVTESILNSVPVTLTGFNVNTVTLTTFGVHQTDVDDVVALTTTVVDRPVTEFVTTAKSNFIYVTDVSVEMYTITHNAHLISQTVHTTVVTQTLTMSSPVVRTFLTTATETSTEHRTVVNTVFVHGYL; this comes from the exons ATGCATTCCGCAGCTATTCAATTAGCCCTTCTATCACTTGTGTACAGTGTAGCTGGAGGTCCACAACTAGCACAAAGTTCTACGGGCTCTACTTCTGGAACCGGGAGAGTAGTTACATCTGGAACAGATGGCTTTGCATTTGGATCTGGTTCTCAATCGTCTGGAAGTGCTAGCTCTGGGAGCTCGGGCTCTGCATCTTCCAGATTTGTAACTGGATCTGGATCTCAATTTGGTGGGAGTGGCAGCACTGGGAGTTCGGGCTCAGGCTCATTCTCCAGTTCGTCAAGGTTCGTTACTGGATCTGGTGTGGGTTCTGACTCTGGTGTAGGATCTGGTTCTGGATCAAATTCTGGATCTGGTACAGATTCAGGATCTGGTGCTGGTTCAGCCTTTGGTACTGGGTCAAGCACCGGGTTCATACAGAATGTAGGAGGATCGGTGTCTGGTAGCTCTGGCTCTCAGTTCGTAAATAGAGGCGCGCAGTTCATTGTCAATCCTGGCCAATCTTCTCAAGGAGGAAGGGTTTTCGCAGACTTCTTGCAGCAACTAACTATAACTGTTACTGAAACGCGAACGATTGACAACTATGTGACTGTTACAGAGAGCATTTTGAACAGTGTCCCAGTAACACTAACTGGATTCAATGTGAACACTGTCACTCTTACAACATTCGGC GTTCACCAAACTGACGTTGATGATGTTGTAGCCTTGACAACAACAGTTGTCGATAGACCAGTGACTGAGTTTGTAACAACTGCTAAGTCTAACTTCATTTATGTAACTGATGTTTCGGTGGAAATGTACACTATAACTCATAACGCTCATCTGATATCCCAGACTGTTCACACTACTGTCGTTACCCAAAC GTTGACAATGTCTTCCCCAGTTGTCAGGACTTTCTTGACCACCGCGACTGAAACTAGCACGGAGCACCGCACTGTTGTGAATACTGTTTTTGTCCATGGGTACTTGTAA